Proteins encoded within one genomic window of Streptomyces profundus:
- a CDS encoding aminotransferase class V-fold PLP-dependent enzyme, with translation MTTCTSPSPALVSAPPSDDADPHAVLSADVRAPIAGGGEIGYAALDYAASAPVLRRVWDEVAAYAPLYGSVHRGAGHLSRLSTELFERSRATVAGFLDCRPDDQLWFTRSTTDSLNLLAASLPAGTRVFVFETEHHAALLPWARHGHAVTYLPTPRAPELAVRAVETALAAAPEGPKLLCVTGASNVTGELWPVAELTSVAHRLGARIVLDAAQLVPHRPVSVAELDVDWVAFSGHKLYAPFGAGVLAGRADWLAAAPPYLAGGGATRVVARDPRAGVRVEWAEGEARHEAGSPNVIGAFAIAAACRALTEGPGYDGLVARERELFGALRAGLARLPAVAELSLFGGESERVAVVSFTVDGWDSAALARALSDRYGIGVRSGMFCAQPLVRRLLRSEGPADDCGGALQAVRVSFGAGTPDEHVRRLLDALADLTGAPTA, from the coding sequence ATGACCACCTGTACTTCGCCTTCCCCTGCCCTCGTCTCCGCCCCGCCGTCGGACGACGCCGATCCGCATGCCGTGCTCAGCGCCGACGTGAGGGCGCCGATCGCCGGCGGCGGCGAGATCGGCTACGCCGCCCTCGACTACGCGGCCAGCGCCCCGGTGCTGCGTCGGGTCTGGGACGAGGTCGCCGCCTACGCGCCGCTCTATGGCAGCGTGCATCGGGGCGCCGGCCATCTGTCGCGGCTCTCCACCGAGTTGTTCGAGCGCAGCCGGGCCACGGTGGCCGGGTTCCTCGACTGCCGCCCGGACGACCAGCTGTGGTTCACCCGGTCGACCACGGACTCGTTGAACCTGCTCGCCGCCTCGTTGCCCGCCGGTACCCGGGTCTTCGTCTTCGAGACCGAGCACCACGCGGCCCTGTTGCCGTGGGCTCGACACGGCCACGCCGTGACCTATCTGCCGACGCCCCGGGCGCCGGAGCTGGCCGTGCGCGCGGTGGAGACCGCGCTGGCCGCGGCGCCCGAGGGGCCGAAGCTGCTCTGTGTCACCGGCGCCTCCAATGTCACGGGCGAGCTGTGGCCGGTGGCGGAGTTGACGTCGGTCGCGCACCGGCTCGGCGCCCGAATCGTGCTGGACGCCGCCCAGTTGGTGCCCCACCGGCCGGTCAGTGTCGCGGAGCTCGACGTGGACTGGGTGGCGTTCTCCGGGCACAAGCTGTACGCGCCGTTCGGCGCCGGGGTGCTCGCGGGGCGCGCTGACTGGCTCGCGGCTGCGCCGCCCTATCTGGCGGGCGGCGGCGCCACCCGCGTGGTCGCGCGGGATCCGCGTGCGGGGGTGCGCGTCGAGTGGGCGGAAGGCGAGGCGCGGCACGAGGCCGGCTCGCCCAATGTGATCGGCGCCTTCGCGATCGCCGCCGCCTGCCGGGCGCTGACGGAGGGACCCGGCTACGACGGCCTCGTGGCCAGGGAACGGGAGCTGTTCGGGGCGCTGCGCGCGGGCCTGGCGCGGCTGCCGGCGGTGGCCGAACTGTCGCTGTTCGGCGGGGAGTCGGAGCGGGTCGCGGTGGTGTCGTTCACGGTGGATGGCTGGGACAGCGCCGCGTTGGCGCGGGCGCTCTCCGACCGCTACGGGATCGGCGTCCGCTCGGGGATGTTCTGCGCCCAGCCGTTGGTGCGGCGGCTGCTGCGCTCCGAGGGCCCCGCCGACGACTGCGGCGGCGCGCTCCAGGCGGTGCGGGTGAGCTTCGGCGCCGGCACCCCGGACGAGCACGTCCGACGGCTGCTCGACGCGCTCGCCGACCTGACCGGAGCGCCCACGGCCTGA
- a CDS encoding SDR family oxidoreductase, which translates to MSSSTPTPQGTRVALVTGGSGGIGRACARRLAGDGVAVGVHYAGNKARADGVVEEITSAGGRAVAVGGDIADEVAMRAAFDEVENAFGGLDVLVNTAGVMLLAPVTELDLDDLDRMHRTNIRGAFIVSQQAARRLRRGGAIINLSSSVSRAQFPNYAGYVASKAAVEGMTLILARELRGKDITVNAVAPGPTATPLFLDGKDQGTIDNLANAVPLERLGQPEDIAETVAFLAGPARWVNGQTLFTNGGLV; encoded by the coding sequence ATGAGCAGCTCGACCCCCACGCCCCAGGGAACGCGCGTCGCGCTTGTCACCGGCGGCTCAGGCGGCATCGGCCGCGCCTGTGCCCGGCGGCTCGCCGGGGACGGCGTCGCCGTCGGCGTGCACTACGCCGGCAACAAGGCCCGGGCGGACGGCGTGGTCGAGGAGATCACCTCGGCCGGCGGGCGGGCCGTCGCCGTGGGCGGGGACATCGCCGACGAGGTGGCCATGCGCGCCGCCTTCGACGAGGTCGAGAACGCCTTCGGCGGCCTCGACGTCCTCGTGAACACCGCCGGCGTCATGCTGCTGGCGCCCGTCACCGAACTGGACCTCGACGACCTCGACCGGATGCACCGCACCAACATCAGGGGCGCCTTCATCGTCTCCCAGCAGGCCGCCCGCCGGCTCAGGCGCGGCGGCGCGATCATCAACCTCTCGTCCAGCGTCAGCCGCGCCCAGTTCCCGAACTACGCCGGCTATGTGGCGAGCAAGGCCGCGGTCGAGGGCATGACGTTGATCCTGGCGCGCGAGCTGCGCGGCAAGGACATCACCGTCAACGCCGTGGCCCCCGGGCCGACGGCGACGCCGCTCTTCCTCGACGGCAAGGACCAGGGGACCATCGACAACCTGGCGAACGCCGTCCCGTTGGAACGCCTCGGCCAGCCCGAGGACATCGCCGAGACCGTCGCCTTCCTCGCCGGCCCGGCCCGCTGGGTCAACGGGCAGACGTTGTTCACCAACGGCGGCCTCGTCTGA
- a CDS encoding AAA family ATPase — translation MPTHASVAQLHVADQLLTLLRDTATEPRPDVQLDALTLAVAADLPVLLWGEPGIGKTAALTQLAAALDLPLTTVIASVHEPSDFAGLPIVGDDPAEQGVPMAPPDWAVRMVREGRGLLFLDELSTAPPAVQAALLRLVLERRVGSLRLPPEVRIVAAANPRSSAADGWELSAPLANRFVHLTWTHDHEVVVRGLGGTWPTATLPRLDPERLPAAVDFARRAVCGLLAARPGLVHRLPTTEAQRGGPWPSPRSWEMTLRLIAFATAAEASREALSELVRGTVGDGPGLELLAGIDRMDLPDPEALLADPAAAALPERGDLRQAVLDGVVAAVRRRPERERWDAAWALLVRALETGAPDLVVVPATTLATLRREDWDVPESIERLAGVVSLSRRADRAAARVATAGRVGR, via the coding sequence GTGCCCACGCATGCCTCCGTCGCCCAACTCCACGTCGCCGACCAGCTGTTGACCCTGCTGCGCGATACCGCCACCGAGCCGCGCCCCGACGTCCAGCTCGACGCCCTGACGCTGGCCGTGGCGGCCGATCTGCCGGTGCTGCTCTGGGGCGAGCCCGGCATCGGCAAGACCGCCGCCCTCACCCAGCTCGCCGCCGCCCTCGACCTGCCGCTGACCACCGTGATAGCCAGCGTGCACGAGCCCTCCGACTTCGCGGGGCTGCCCATCGTCGGCGACGACCCGGCGGAACAGGGCGTGCCGATGGCGCCGCCCGACTGGGCGGTGCGCATGGTGCGGGAGGGCCGGGGCCTGCTCTTCCTCGACGAGCTGTCCACGGCGCCGCCGGCCGTCCAGGCGGCGCTGCTGCGGCTGGTCCTGGAGCGCCGGGTCGGCTCGCTGCGGCTGCCCCCCGAGGTCCGGATCGTCGCCGCCGCCAACCCCAGGTCGTCGGCCGCCGACGGCTGGGAGCTGAGCGCGCCGCTCGCCAACCGGTTCGTCCACCTCACATGGACCCATGACCACGAGGTGGTCGTCCGTGGCCTGGGCGGCACCTGGCCGACGGCGACCCTGCCCCGGCTCGACCCCGAACGGCTGCCCGCGGCGGTCGACTTCGCCCGCCGCGCCGTCTGCGGGCTGCTCGCCGCCCGCCCGGGGCTGGTGCACCGGCTGCCCACCACCGAGGCCCAGCGCGGCGGGCCCTGGCCGTCGCCGCGCAGCTGGGAGATGACGCTGCGGCTGATCGCCTTCGCCACCGCGGCCGAGGCCAGCAGGGAGGCGCTCTCCGAGCTGGTCAGGGGGACGGTGGGGGACGGCCCCGGGCTCGAACTGCTGGCCGGCATCGACCGGATGGACCTGCCCGACCCCGAGGCGCTCCTCGCCGACCCGGCCGCCGCCGCACTGCCCGAGCGGGGCGATCTGCGGCAGGCCGTGCTCGACGGCGTGGTCGCCGCCGTCCGCCGCCGTCCCGAGCGGGAACGCTGGGACGCCGCTTGGGCGCTGCTGGTCAGGGCGCTGGAGACGGGGGCGCCTGATCTGGTGGTGGTGCCGGCGACCACGCTGGCCACGCTGCGCCGCGAGGACTGGGACGTGCCCGAGTCGATCGAGCGGCTCGCCGGCGTGGTGTCGCTGTCCCGCCGTGCGGACCGCGCCGCGGCCCGGGTCGCGACCGCCGGCCGGGTCGGCCGATGA
- a CDS encoding vWA domain-containing protein produces the protein MTGETLDLDKLYAARLHAARVRPYLATALFALRVVESRRVPTMAVDQHWRVYASPAFVAATPEEELAGVWVHEVSHLLRDHHGRGDRVARERGLTGRAERLRINIAADCEINDDLFGDGLVRPEGAVQPALLGLRDGELMEDYLRQFRLGPRTQSLAWLECGSGADGLERPWDLGPDGAHGLSAEERDAVRFRVARGISGRPGNAPRGWRRWADEVFHPPQPWRRLLGAAVRSAVSGAGAGDDHTYGRPARRAAGVPGVLLPGLRRRPPRVSVVIDTSGSVSDTELGSALLEVAAIGRALGGRRDLVRVLPCDAAAPAVHQLCRAESIPLVGGGGTDLRTGFARALGTAPRPDVVVVLTDGQTSWPERRPPCRTVIGLFPRQPPARAWDDDEPPYRQDPPPPWARTVSIGTGPSR, from the coding sequence ATGACGGGGGAGACGCTGGACCTCGACAAGCTCTACGCCGCTCGCCTGCACGCCGCCCGCGTGCGGCCCTACCTGGCCACGGCGCTGTTCGCGCTGCGTGTGGTGGAGTCGCGGCGGGTGCCCACGATGGCCGTCGACCAGCACTGGCGGGTCTACGCTTCGCCGGCGTTCGTGGCCGCGACGCCGGAGGAGGAGCTGGCCGGCGTGTGGGTGCACGAGGTGTCGCACCTGCTGCGCGACCACCACGGGCGCGGCGACCGGGTGGCGCGGGAACGCGGGCTGACCGGGCGTGCGGAGCGGCTGCGGATCAACATCGCCGCGGACTGCGAGATCAACGACGACCTGTTTGGGGACGGTCTCGTCCGCCCCGAGGGCGCGGTCCAGCCGGCTCTGCTGGGGCTGCGCGACGGGGAGTTGATGGAGGACTACCTGCGGCAGTTCCGGCTCGGGCCGCGCACCCAGAGCCTGGCCTGGCTGGAGTGCGGCAGCGGCGCCGACGGCCTGGAGCGCCCCTGGGACCTGGGTCCTGACGGCGCCCACGGACTCAGCGCGGAGGAGCGCGACGCGGTGCGGTTCCGGGTGGCGCGCGGCATCTCCGGGCGCCCGGGTAACGCCCCGAGGGGCTGGCGGCGGTGGGCCGACGAGGTGTTCCACCCGCCCCAGCCCTGGCGTCGACTGCTCGGCGCGGCCGTCCGTTCGGCGGTCTCGGGGGCCGGGGCCGGCGACGACCACACCTATGGCCGGCCCGCCCGGCGCGCCGCCGGGGTGCCGGGCGTGCTGCTGCCGGGACTGCGGCGCAGACCACCCCGGGTCTCCGTGGTCATCGACACCTCGGGCTCGGTCAGCGACACCGAGTTGGGCAGCGCGCTCCTCGAAGTGGCCGCGATCGGCAGGGCCCTGGGCGGGCGTCGGGACCTGGTGCGGGTGCTGCCCTGTGACGCGGCGGCTCCCGCCGTGCACCAGCTCTGCCGGGCCGAGTCCATCCCGCTGGTGGGCGGCGGCGGAACCGATCTGCGCACCGGCTTCGCCCGGGCGCTCGGCACGGCGCCGCGCCCCGATGTCGTCGTGGTGCTCACCGACGGGCAGACGTCCTGGCCCGAACGCCGGCCGCCGTGCCGCACGGTGATCGGCCTCTTCCCCCGGCAGCCGCCGGCCAGGGCGTGGGACGACGACGAACCCCCGTACCGCCAGGACCCGCCGCCCCCGTGGGCGCGCACGGTCAGCATCGGTACCGGGCCGTCCCGGTGA
- the aztA gene encoding zinc ABC transporter ATP-binding protein AztA yields MTKNSIPPDIALRRVSAGYGNRPALHAISARIPGGLATSLVGANGAGKSSLLAVLAGVLDLADGTVTGRGPRRPALVVQRDAVPDGLPITVRETVAMGRWADLGPWRRARPEDRALVEACLDRLGIVDLARRQLGSLSGGQRQRALVAQGLAQRPELLLLDEPTAGLDAEAGRRVATALDTAVAEGTTVVHATHDLGLALRADHCLLLAHGRLLAEGPPAEVLTPEALRRAWGTPELPDARGDLTGTARYRC; encoded by the coding sequence GTGACGAAGAACTCCATCCCGCCGGATATCGCCCTGCGGCGCGTCTCCGCCGGCTACGGGAACCGCCCGGCGCTGCACGCGATCAGCGCCCGGATACCCGGGGGCCTGGCCACCTCCCTGGTGGGCGCGAACGGGGCCGGGAAGTCGTCGCTGTTGGCGGTGCTGGCCGGGGTCCTCGACCTCGCGGACGGCACCGTGACGGGACGCGGCCCGAGGCGGCCGGCCCTGGTGGTGCAGCGCGACGCGGTCCCCGACGGGCTCCCCATCACCGTGCGCGAGACGGTCGCCATGGGCCGCTGGGCCGATCTCGGCCCCTGGCGCCGGGCACGCCCCGAGGACCGCGCGCTGGTCGAGGCGTGCCTGGACCGCCTGGGCATCGTCGATCTGGCCCGACGGCAGCTCGGTTCGCTCTCCGGCGGGCAGCGGCAGCGCGCGCTGGTCGCTCAAGGGCTCGCGCAGCGGCCCGAGTTGCTGCTTCTCGACGAACCAACGGCCGGCCTCGACGCCGAGGCCGGCCGGCGGGTGGCCACCGCCCTGGACACCGCCGTCGCCGAGGGGACGACCGTGGTGCACGCCACCCATGACCTCGGCCTCGCGCTCCGCGCCGACCACTGCCTGCTCCTGGCGCACGGCCGGCTGCTCGCCGAGGGGCCCCCGGCGGAGGTCCTGACCCCCGAGGCGCTCCGCCGAGCCTGGGGAACGCCCGAACTGCCGGACGCCCGCGGTGATCTCACCGGGACGGCCCGGTACCGATGCTGA
- the aztB gene encoding zinc ABC transporter permease AztB has protein sequence MEWFLDPFAVSFVQRALWGGLLVSAICALVGTWVVLRGLAFLGDAMAHGMLPGVALASLLGVSPLLGAAASAGVMAAGVTALGRLPRLSGDVGIGLLFAGMLSVGVIVVSHSDSFAVDLTGFLFGDVLAVRERDLWQLGVALGVTAVVTVLGHRSFVALVFDARKADTLGLRPGYARAVLLGLMTLAIVSSFHVVGTLLVFGLLIAPPAATVLWARRIPLVMLGAALVGAGATVLGLLVSWHAGTAAGATISAVAVAAFFLSAATAVLRTHRRGRRPAPTAAHPADAVQPVQPAQPAHPIRPEIEPAP, from the coding sequence ATGGAGTGGTTTCTCGACCCGTTCGCGGTCTCCTTCGTCCAACGTGCCCTCTGGGGTGGCCTGCTGGTGTCCGCGATCTGCGCGCTGGTGGGCACCTGGGTGGTGCTGCGCGGACTGGCCTTCCTGGGGGACGCCATGGCGCACGGGATGCTGCCGGGGGTGGCCCTCGCCTCGCTGCTCGGGGTGAGCCCGCTGCTGGGCGCCGCCGCGAGCGCGGGGGTGATGGCGGCCGGTGTCACCGCCCTCGGCCGACTGCCGAGGCTCTCCGGAGACGTCGGCATCGGGCTGCTCTTCGCCGGCATGCTCTCCGTCGGCGTGATCGTCGTCTCCCACTCGGACTCGTTCGCCGTCGACCTCACCGGCTTCCTCTTCGGCGACGTGCTGGCCGTCCGCGAGCGCGACCTGTGGCAACTCGGCGTCGCCCTCGGCGTCACCGCCGTGGTCACCGTGCTCGGCCACCGCTCCTTCGTGGCGCTCGTCTTCGACGCCAGGAAGGCCGACACGCTCGGCCTGCGGCCCGGGTACGCGCGCGCCGTCCTGCTCGGACTCATGACCCTGGCGATCGTCTCGTCCTTCCATGTCGTCGGCACGCTGCTGGTGTTCGGGCTGCTGATCGCGCCGCCCGCGGCCACCGTCCTGTGGGCGCGGCGCATCCCGCTGGTGATGCTCGGCGCGGCGCTCGTCGGCGCCGGCGCCACCGTGCTGGGGCTGCTCGTCTCCTGGCACGCCGGCACCGCCGCCGGCGCCACCATCTCGGCCGTCGCGGTGGCCGCGTTCTTCCTCTCGGCCGCCACCGCCGTCCTCCGCACCCACCGCCGAGGACGCCGCCCGGCTCCCACCGCCGCCCATCCCGCCGACGCCGTCCAACCCGTCCAACCCGCCCAACCCGCCCATCCCATCCGACCTGAGATAGAGCCCGCACCGTGA
- a CDS encoding WD40 repeat domain-containing protein gives MKRTPTLSATATVGALAALLAGCGGGPSPGAEPAPTETPHGYVEGAEETAEATSRLVLADAGTGAVAVLDLATEEITELPAVPGVRQLRGDGRFAYLGADDGSVHLVDSGGWTVDHGDHVHHYRADPAALGALPVGELASAHADTARTALTGADGTVRLLDRDRLAEGEPPEPVALSAEGRLGTAVPHAGHLLVTAGADTPDTVRIRDAAGEPLATLDEPCPEAGGAAATRRGVVFACADGALLVAEEDGAFTGTPIPYPDGVEPAQRAQEFTHRPGSDTLAARAGDDAAWALDLAERTWTRIDTGPLTAVNAVGDGKTLLALADDGVLHAYDTDTGRRTASTPLLATPPDDAAPAPVIEVDTSRAYVNDPAAGVVHEIDYRDDLRLARTLEPGLSPDHMVETGR, from the coding sequence GTGAAACGAACCCCAACGCTCAGCGCGACAGCGACCGTCGGCGCCCTCGCCGCCCTGCTCGCCGGCTGCGGCGGCGGCCCGTCCCCCGGGGCCGAACCCGCGCCGACCGAGACCCCGCACGGCTATGTCGAGGGAGCCGAGGAGACCGCCGAGGCCACCTCCCGCCTGGTCCTCGCCGACGCCGGGACCGGCGCCGTCGCCGTCCTCGACCTCGCCACCGAGGAGATCACCGAACTCCCGGCCGTGCCCGGGGTGCGGCAGCTGCGGGGCGACGGCCGGTTCGCCTATCTCGGCGCCGACGACGGCTCCGTCCACCTGGTGGACAGCGGCGGGTGGACCGTCGACCACGGCGACCACGTGCACCACTACCGCGCCGACCCGGCCGCCCTCGGCGCGCTGCCCGTCGGGGAGTTGGCCTCGGCGCACGCCGACACCGCGCGCACCGCGCTCACCGGGGCCGACGGCACCGTGCGCCTGCTCGACCGCGACCGGCTCGCCGAGGGCGAGCCGCCGGAGCCGGTCGCGCTGAGCGCGGAGGGCCGGCTGGGCACGGCCGTGCCACACGCCGGGCACCTGCTGGTGACGGCCGGCGCCGACACCCCCGACACCGTGCGGATCAGGGACGCGGCGGGTGAGCCGCTCGCCACCCTGGACGAACCCTGCCCGGAGGCGGGCGGCGCGGCGGCGACCCGACGCGGGGTGGTCTTCGCCTGCGCCGACGGCGCGTTGCTGGTGGCCGAGGAGGACGGCGCGTTCACCGGCACCCCGATCCCCTACCCCGACGGCGTCGAACCGGCCCAGCGGGCACAGGAGTTCACCCACCGCCCAGGCAGCGACACCCTGGCGGCCCGGGCCGGTGACGACGCCGCCTGGGCGCTGGACCTCGCCGAACGGACGTGGACGCGGATCGACACCGGCCCCCTCACGGCGGTGAACGCCGTCGGAGACGGGAAGACGCTGCTGGCCCTCGCCGACGACGGCGTCCTGCACGCCTACGACACCGATACCGGCCGGCGCACCGCCAGCACCCCGCTGCTCGCCACGCCCCCGGACGACGCCGCGCCGGCCCCGGTCATCGAGGTCGACACCAGCCGCGCCTACGTCAACGACCCGGCCGCCGGAGTGGTCCACGAGATCGACTACCGCGACGATCTGCGCCTGGCCCGCACCCTCGAACCCGGCCTCTCACCCGACCACATGGTGGAGACCGGACGATGA
- the aztC gene encoding zinc ABC transporter substrate-binding protein AztC: MRRPERRRTGAAGRRIGLLALGVLALAGPTACATNEPGGDEVVVTTNILGDVTRRIVGDQAEVTVLMRPNADPHSFGVSAQEAATVERAGLVVHNGLGLEEGVARHVRAAEDAGVATLAVGEEVDPLPYASDASAGELDPHFWTDAERMGTAVELIADAVVDEVGGVDAETVRANAESYLAEVRALDAWMAERFATIPAERRALVTNHHVFGYLAERHDFRVVGAVVPSGTTLASPSASDLESLATAVRENGVPAIFADSSQPDRLAQVLAEEAGVDVEVVALHSESLTDEDGGAASYLEMMRANTEAIVAALGDS; encoded by the coding sequence ATGAGGCGCCCGGAGCGGAGGAGGACCGGCGCGGCCGGCCGGCGGATCGGGCTCCTCGCCCTCGGCGTGCTGGCGCTCGCCGGGCCCACCGCCTGCGCCACGAACGAACCGGGCGGCGACGAGGTGGTGGTCACGACCAACATCCTGGGCGATGTCACCCGGCGGATCGTCGGCGACCAGGCGGAGGTCACGGTGCTGATGAGGCCCAACGCCGATCCGCACTCGTTCGGCGTCTCCGCGCAGGAGGCGGCCACCGTCGAACGGGCCGGCCTGGTGGTCCACAACGGGCTCGGCCTGGAGGAGGGAGTGGCGCGCCACGTCCGGGCCGCCGAGGACGCGGGGGTGGCGACGCTCGCCGTCGGCGAGGAGGTCGACCCGCTGCCCTATGCCTCCGACGCCTCGGCTGGGGAACTCGACCCGCACTTCTGGACCGACGCCGAACGGATGGGCACCGCCGTCGAGTTGATCGCCGACGCCGTCGTCGACGAGGTCGGCGGCGTCGACGCCGAGACGGTCAGGGCCAACGCCGAGAGCTATCTGGCGGAGGTCAGGGCGCTCGACGCGTGGATGGCGGAACGGTTCGCGACCATTCCCGCCGAACGCCGCGCCCTGGTGACCAACCACCACGTCTTCGGCTACCTGGCCGAGCGGCACGACTTCCGCGTGGTGGGCGCCGTGGTGCCCAGCGGCACCACGCTGGCCTCGCCCAGCGCCTCGGATCTGGAGTCGCTGGCCACCGCCGTCCGCGAGAACGGGGTACCGGCGATCTTCGCCGACTCCTCCCAACCCGACCGGCTCGCCCAGGTCCTCGCCGAGGAGGCGGGCGTCGACGTCGAAGTGGTCGCCCTGCACTCGGAGTCGCTCACCGACGAGGACGGGGGCGCCGCCAGCTACCTGGAGATGATGCGCGCCAACACCGAGGCGATCGTCGCCGCGCTCGGCGACTCCTGA
- the aztD gene encoding zinc metallochaperone AztD translates to MHATHRLRGGATLAALTALALGLTACGSDDSDEPDDQSAPADSSSTTVEEPIVLTYDGGLQILDGRTLEVARDIPLDGFNRVNPAGDDHHVLVSTATGFRVLNATAAELTEDEFPGEKPGHVVRHAGSTVLFADGSGEVTVFDPEALGEGLPETDTHTTAAPHHGVAVALESGELLVTLGTEEERSGAAVLDRDREEVTRNEECPGVHGETVAEHETVLVGCENGALIYRDGAFVKVESPTAYGRIGNVAGSEESPVVLGDYKQDPDAELERPEQVSLIDTATGELELVDLGTSYTFRSLARGPHGEALVLGTDGRIHVIDPDTGEVTTDIPVLDAWEEPLEWQQPRPALFVRDHTAYVTDPEAREIHAIDIESGEVLATGALEQAPNEVSGAVGG, encoded by the coding sequence ATGCATGCGACGCATCGCCTCCGAGGCGGGGCGACCCTGGCCGCCCTGACCGCACTCGCGCTGGGCCTCACCGCCTGCGGATCGGACGACTCCGACGAGCCGGACGACCAGTCCGCGCCCGCCGACTCGTCCTCCACCACCGTCGAGGAACCGATCGTGCTCACCTACGACGGCGGTCTCCAGATCCTGGACGGCCGGACCCTGGAGGTCGCGCGGGACATCCCGCTCGACGGGTTCAACCGGGTCAACCCGGCGGGGGACGACCACCATGTGCTGGTCTCCACCGCGACCGGCTTCCGCGTACTGAACGCCACCGCCGCCGAGTTGACCGAGGACGAGTTCCCCGGTGAGAAGCCGGGACATGTGGTGCGACACGCGGGCAGCACCGTGCTCTTCGCCGACGGGAGCGGCGAGGTCACCGTCTTCGACCCGGAGGCCCTCGGCGAGGGACTGCCCGAGACGGACACCCACACCACCGCCGCGCCGCACCACGGCGTCGCCGTGGCGCTGGAGTCCGGCGAACTCCTGGTCACCCTCGGCACCGAGGAGGAGAGGTCCGGCGCCGCCGTGCTCGACCGGGACCGGGAGGAGGTCACCCGCAACGAGGAGTGCCCCGGGGTGCACGGGGAGACCGTCGCCGAGCACGAGACCGTCCTCGTCGGCTGCGAGAACGGCGCGCTGATCTACCGGGACGGCGCCTTCGTCAAGGTGGAGAGCCCCACCGCGTACGGGCGGATCGGCAATGTGGCCGGCAGCGAGGAGTCGCCGGTCGTCCTCGGCGACTACAAGCAGGACCCCGACGCCGAACTGGAGCGCCCCGAGCAGGTGTCCCTCATCGACACCGCGACGGGCGAGCTGGAACTCGTCGACCTGGGCACCAGCTACACCTTTCGCTCGCTGGCCAGGGGCCCGCACGGCGAGGCCCTGGTGCTGGGCACGGACGGGCGGATACACGTGATCGACCCCGACACGGGCGAGGTGACGACCGACATCCCGGTGCTGGACGCCTGGGAGGAGCCGCTGGAGTGGCAGCAGCCGCGTCCCGCGCTGTTCGTCCGTGACCACACCGCCTATGTGACGGATCCCGAGGCCCGCGAGATCCACGCCATCGACATCGAGTCGGGCGAGGTCCTGGCCACGGGCGCGCTGGAGCAGGCGCCCAACGAGGTGAGTGGGGCCGTCGGCGGCTGA